The Streptomyces sp. RKAG293 genome includes a region encoding these proteins:
- a CDS encoding inositol monophosphatase family protein: MVNEVNEELLAAVERVVRTVVAEEVTPRWRRLAAEDVIEKNGPYDLVTTADRRAEERLTEELTALLPGSVVVGEEAVSADPGVLKRLDGDDPVWVVDPVDGTANFVRGEDGYATLVTLVQGGEPLASWTYVPERGLMATARRGAGAYLNGQRMRTAAAPDGTLRVSTSNPVFRTGQERVLLGRLEAAGAATRSCTCAGIEYLELARGGVDGVAFFWELPWDHAAGLLLVTEAGGASLTVIGEPFRIPGGNALPFSIARDAETARRIIELMGA; this comes from the coding sequence ATGGTCAACGAGGTCAACGAGGAGCTGCTCGCCGCCGTCGAGCGGGTGGTGCGGACCGTGGTCGCCGAGGAGGTCACGCCACGCTGGCGGCGGCTCGCGGCCGAGGACGTGATCGAGAAGAACGGCCCCTACGACCTGGTGACCACCGCCGACCGCCGGGCGGAGGAACGGCTCACCGAGGAGCTGACCGCGCTGCTGCCGGGCTCCGTGGTCGTCGGCGAGGAAGCGGTCAGCGCCGACCCCGGCGTCCTCAAGCGGCTGGACGGCGACGACCCGGTGTGGGTCGTCGACCCGGTCGACGGCACCGCCAACTTCGTACGCGGCGAGGACGGTTACGCGACGCTCGTCACCCTCGTGCAGGGTGGCGAGCCGCTCGCGTCCTGGACCTACGTCCCCGAGCGGGGCCTGATGGCGACCGCGCGGCGCGGCGCCGGCGCGTATCTCAACGGGCAGCGGATGCGCACGGCCGCCGCACCGGACGGCACCCTGCGGGTCTCGACGTCGAACCCGGTCTTCCGCACCGGCCAGGAGCGGGTGCTGCTCGGCCGGCTGGAGGCGGCCGGCGCGGCGACCCGCTCGTGCACCTGCGCCGGCATCGAGTACCTGGAGCTGGCCAGGGGCGGCGTCGACGGCGTCGCCTTCTTCTGGGAACTGCCCTGGGACCACGCCGCCGGGCTGCTCCTGGTGACCGAGGCCGGCGGCGCGAGCCTGACGGTGATCGGTGAGCCGTTCCGTATCCCCGGAGGCAACGCGTTGCCGTTCTCCATCGCCCGCGACGCGGAGACCGCGCGGCGGATCATCGAGCTGATGGGCGCGTGA
- a CDS encoding NAD(P)/FAD-dependent oxidoreductase has product MSRTAVVDVVVVGAGPNGLTAAAELARAGLSVQIYEAADTIGGGARTQELTLPGFRHDPCSAVHPMGAGSPAFKALPLRAHGLEWLHPELPMAHPFPDGTAALLSRSVGETAASFGAHDAVRYRRLVAPYIGHWNTMAADLLRPQWRGVPIDPYRFARFGLTGLPPVALLARRFRDPKARGLLAGLAAHAITPLTAPLTGATALMFALAAHAVGWPIARGGSQAISDALASYLTEQGGVVHTGVTVRKLDELPPARAYVFDTSPTALARIAGLGDAYRNFSYGPSVFKIDYALDGPVPWTAPDARRAGTVHIGPTYTEIGDALNRAVSGRPPQTPFLITSQPTVVDPSRAPQGKHVFWAYGHVPHDWRGNATDAVERQIERFAPGFRDLVLARAVAGPAELAAHNVNYVGGDIACGAFAGIQTVLRPKIAWNPYATARPNVFLCSSATPPGPGVHGMSGHHAARSVLRSLAKRAR; this is encoded by the coding sequence ATGAGCCGGACCGCAGTAGTGGACGTGGTGGTCGTCGGGGCCGGGCCGAACGGGCTGACGGCCGCGGCCGAGCTGGCCCGCGCGGGCCTGTCCGTACAGATCTACGAGGCGGCCGACACGATCGGCGGCGGCGCCAGGACCCAGGAGCTGACGCTGCCGGGCTTCCGGCACGACCCGTGCTCCGCGGTGCACCCCATGGGCGCCGGCTCGCCCGCGTTCAAGGCGCTGCCGCTGCGCGCGCACGGCCTGGAGTGGCTGCACCCCGAGCTGCCGATGGCGCACCCCTTCCCGGACGGCACGGCCGCGCTGCTGTCGCGTTCGGTGGGGGAGACCGCCGCGTCCTTCGGCGCGCACGACGCCGTCCGGTACCGGCGGCTGGTGGCCCCGTACATCGGCCACTGGAACACCATGGCCGCCGACCTGCTGCGGCCCCAGTGGCGCGGGGTGCCCATCGACCCCTACCGGTTCGCGCGGTTCGGTCTGACCGGGCTGCCGCCGGTCGCCCTGCTGGCCCGGCGGTTCCGCGACCCCAAGGCCCGTGGCCTGCTGGCCGGTCTGGCCGCGCACGCGATCACCCCGCTCACCGCACCGCTCACCGGCGCCACCGCCCTGATGTTCGCGCTCGCCGCGCACGCGGTCGGCTGGCCGATCGCGCGCGGCGGCTCGCAGGCGATCTCGGACGCCCTCGCCTCGTACCTCACGGAGCAGGGCGGCGTCGTCCACACCGGGGTGACGGTGCGCAAGCTCGACGAGCTGCCGCCCGCGCGGGCCTACGTCTTCGACACCTCACCGACCGCGCTGGCCCGGATCGCCGGACTCGGCGACGCCTACCGGAACTTCAGCTACGGCCCGTCCGTCTTCAAGATCGACTACGCGCTGGACGGTCCCGTCCCCTGGACCGCGCCCGACGCCCGCCGCGCCGGCACGGTCCACATCGGCCCGACGTATACGGAGATCGGCGACGCGCTCAACCGGGCGGTCAGCGGCCGGCCGCCGCAGACCCCCTTCCTGATCACCTCGCAGCCGACGGTCGTCGACCCCTCCCGCGCCCCGCAGGGCAAGCACGTCTTCTGGGCCTACGGCCACGTCCCGCACGACTGGCGCGGCAACGCCACCGACGCCGTCGAGCGGCAGATCGAGCGCTTCGCGCCCGGTTTCCGCGACCTCGTCCTGGCCCGCGCCGTCGCGGGACCGGCCGAACTCGCCGCTCACAACGTCAACTACGTCGGCGGTGACATCGCCTGCGGCGCCTTCGCCGGGATCCAGACCGTGCTGCGCCCGAAGATCGCCTGGAACCCCTACGCCACCGCCCGCCCCAACGTCTTCCTGTGCTCCTCCGCGACCCCGCCGGGTCCCGGAGTGCACGGCATGAGCGGGCACCACGCGGCCCGCTCCGTCCTCAGGTCCCTGGCGAAGCGAGCGCGCTGA
- a CDS encoding Sir2 family NAD-dependent protein deacetylase: MTNRKPLVAILSGAGISTDSGIPDYRGPNGLWRRDPGAEKLVTYDTYMADPDVRRRAWLMRRDSETWHARPNAAHLAVAELERSGVPVRVITQNVDGLHQLAGLPARKVLELHGTARAVVCTKCHARSGMDTALERVAAGEEDPPCLVCGGILKSATVMFGQRLDPAVLAQAMAIAKACDVFFSVGTTLRVQPAASLAGIAAEHGARLVIVNAEPTPYDELAAEVVRKPIGTALPALLSALASPGT, encoded by the coding sequence ATGACCAACCGCAAGCCCCTCGTGGCGATCCTGAGCGGGGCCGGCATCTCCACGGACTCGGGGATTCCGGACTACCGCGGCCCCAACGGCCTGTGGCGGCGCGACCCCGGTGCGGAGAAGCTCGTCACCTACGACACGTACATGGCCGACCCGGACGTCCGCCGCCGCGCCTGGCTCATGCGGCGCGACAGCGAGACCTGGCACGCGCGCCCCAACGCCGCGCACCTCGCGGTGGCGGAACTGGAGCGGTCCGGCGTCCCGGTCCGCGTCATCACCCAGAACGTCGACGGGCTGCACCAGTTGGCGGGGCTGCCCGCCCGCAAGGTGCTGGAACTGCACGGCACCGCCCGCGCCGTCGTCTGCACGAAGTGCCATGCGCGCAGCGGCATGGACACCGCGCTGGAGCGGGTGGCGGCCGGCGAGGAGGACCCGCCGTGCCTGGTGTGCGGAGGGATCCTGAAGTCCGCGACGGTGATGTTCGGGCAGCGGCTCGACCCCGCGGTGCTGGCGCAGGCGATGGCCATCGCCAAGGCGTGCGACGTGTTCTTCTCCGTGGGCACGACGCTGCGGGTGCAGCCCGCCGCGTCACTGGCGGGCATCGCGGCCGAGCACGGGGCACGGCTGGTGATCGTGAACGCGGAGCCCACGCCCTACGACGAGTTGGCCGCCGAGGTGGTGCGGAAGCCGATCGGCACGGCGCTGCCCGCGCTGCTCAGCGCGCTCGCTTCGCCAGGGACCTGA
- a CDS encoding TIGR03086 family metal-binding protein has translation MTDLRVLHRQALRTAEEITGRIGATRLDVATPCGDWTLRQLLEHMVGQNHGFAAAARGETKDRSVFADRPVGDDPAGAFAASAADVAAAFTESGVLDRSWWLPEIRDGRAFPAPVAIGFHFVDTVVHGWDVARALGVDAKFDPEVLEAALPVAAAVPAGESRLTAGAAFGPAVADGGTGDPLDRIVAILGRSPQWPRDA, from the coding sequence ATGACGGATCTTCGGGTATTGCATCGGCAGGCGCTGCGGACGGCGGAAGAGATCACCGGAAGGATCGGCGCGACCCGGCTGGATGTGGCCACGCCGTGCGGGGACTGGACGTTGCGGCAGCTGCTGGAGCACATGGTGGGGCAGAACCACGGCTTCGCCGCGGCTGCGCGGGGGGAGACGAAGGACCGGTCGGTGTTCGCCGACCGGCCGGTGGGGGACGACCCGGCCGGGGCGTTCGCGGCGTCGGCCGCCGATGTGGCGGCGGCCTTCACCGAATCGGGGGTGCTGGACCGGAGTTGGTGGCTTCCGGAGATCCGCGACGGGCGGGCCTTCCCTGCGCCGGTGGCGATCGGATTCCACTTCGTGGACACGGTGGTGCACGGCTGGGACGTCGCGCGGGCGCTCGGCGTCGACGCGAAGTTCGACCCGGAGGTGCTGGAGGCGGCGCTGCCGGTGGCCGCGGCGGTACCGGCGGGGGAGAGCCGGCTGACCGCCGGCGCGGCGTTCGGGCCCGCGGTGGCCGACGGCGGTACGGGCGATCCGCTCGACCGGATCGTCGCGATACTGGGCCGCTCCCCGCAGTGGCCGCGGGACGCGTGA
- a CDS encoding DUF4037 domain-containing protein: MAERLAGLPGIAGVLLGGSRARGTHRPDSDWDLGLYYRGEPDTAALAALAAEFTGGPVEVASPGGWGPWVNGGAWLTVDGLPVDWILRDLDRVERVWDDCRAGRYEVGTQPGHPLGFWSPAYPGEVALGRVLADREGELTALREQTRHYPEPLRAALVAAAWEAEFSVAAARKSARAGDTLHVALCLSRAVGVLTQSLHAHHRAWCLNEKGALAAAAALPGTPPDFRTRAEAVLTRLDDPAAAVEAAAALVADTRDLLDS, translated from the coding sequence ATGGCCGAGCGGCTGGCCGGTCTCCCGGGCATCGCCGGTGTGCTGCTCGGCGGCAGCCGGGCCCGCGGCACCCACCGCCCGGACTCCGACTGGGACCTCGGCCTGTACTACCGGGGTGAGCCCGACACCGCGGCGCTGGCCGCCCTCGCGGCGGAGTTCACCGGCGGACCCGTCGAGGTCGCGAGCCCCGGCGGCTGGGGACCCTGGGTGAACGGCGGCGCCTGGCTGACGGTCGACGGGCTGCCGGTCGACTGGATCCTGCGCGACCTCGACCGCGTCGAGCGCGTCTGGGACGACTGCCGCGCAGGCCGCTACGAGGTCGGCACGCAGCCCGGCCACCCGCTCGGCTTCTGGTCCCCCGCCTATCCGGGCGAGGTGGCGCTGGGCCGCGTACTCGCCGATCGGGAAGGGGAGTTGACGGCACTACGGGAGCAGACCCGGCACTATCCCGAACCGTTGCGCGCGGCGCTCGTCGCCGCCGCCTGGGAAGCGGAGTTCTCGGTGGCCGCCGCCCGCAAGTCCGCCCGCGCGGGCGACACACTGCATGTCGCGCTCTGTCTGTCCCGGGCGGTCGGCGTCCTCACCCAGTCCCTCCACGCACACCACCGCGCCTGGTGCCTCAACGAGAAGGGCGCGCTGGCGGCCGCCGCGGCGCTCCCCGGGACGCCCCCGGACTTCCGCACCCGCGCCGAGGCCGTCCTGACCCGGCTCGACGATCCGGCGGCCGCCGTCGAAGCGGCGGCCGCACTCGTCGCCGACACCCGCGACCTGCTCGACTCCTAG
- a CDS encoding SCP2 sterol-binding domain-containing protein — translation MADIGDLDLDTLDFGTVEPKEFARIVKELPVRRIAELMSGPQRERVLDEVFNRMETLFKPDVAGKRDALIRWRITNGDDARDVYETHIAEGACTVSRQDSGRDPQLTLTMAAPEFLKLVSGNASGPALFFTRKLKIQGDIRLAGGLTYFFDIPKA, via the coding sequence ATGGCCGACATCGGCGATCTCGACCTCGACACGCTCGACTTCGGTACGGTCGAGCCGAAGGAATTCGCCCGCATCGTCAAGGAGCTGCCCGTCCGGCGGATCGCCGAGCTGATGAGCGGGCCGCAGCGCGAGCGCGTGCTCGACGAGGTGTTCAACCGGATGGAGACCCTCTTCAAGCCGGACGTCGCGGGCAAGCGTGATGCGCTCATCCGGTGGCGGATCACCAACGGCGACGACGCCCGCGACGTCTACGAGACGCATATCGCCGAGGGCGCCTGCACGGTCTCCCGGCAGGACAGCGGCCGCGATCCGCAGCTCACCCTCACCATGGCCGCCCCGGAATTCCTCAAGCTCGTCTCGGGCAACGCCTCTGGCCCGGCGCTGTTCTTCACCCGTAAGCTCAAGATCCAGGGCGACATCCGCCTCGCCGGCGGACTGACGTACTTCTTCGACATACCGAAGGCGTGA
- a CDS encoding NUDIX hydrolase: MRIPRQAARVAVLDPAGAIFLLRSDNEEVGVHWLMPGGGLDPGETPVQGALREVLEETGWSDVEPGAVLCTWEHDFTRAGVPVRQFEHIFLGNGPRRPPTGDVSGVHQEDGILEWRWWTPEELAATPEALWPPQLPELLARLRDEGPPERPVELGFVAGTGTRAG; encoded by the coding sequence ATGCGGATACCCCGGCAGGCGGCGAGAGTCGCGGTGCTCGACCCGGCCGGAGCGATTTTCCTGCTCCGGTCGGACAACGAGGAAGTCGGCGTCCACTGGCTCATGCCCGGTGGCGGCCTCGACCCGGGGGAGACCCCCGTGCAGGGGGCGCTGCGGGAAGTGCTGGAGGAGACCGGCTGGTCGGATGTCGAACCCGGCGCTGTGCTGTGCACCTGGGAGCACGACTTCACCCGGGCCGGTGTGCCGGTCCGGCAGTTCGAGCACATCTTCCTCGGCAACGGCCCGCGCAGGCCGCCGACGGGTGATGTGAGCGGCGTTCACCAGGAGGACGGGATCCTGGAGTGGCGCTGGTGGACCCCGGAGGAGCTCGCGGCGACCCCGGAGGCGCTGTGGCCCCCGCAGTTGCCGGAGCTGCTCGCCCGGCTGCGCGACGAGGGTCCGCCGGAGCGTCCCGTCGAGCTCGGGTTCGTCGCCGGCACCGGCACCCGGGCCGGGTAG
- a CDS encoding gamma-glutamyltransferase: MFTTRPTLQGTFGMVSSTHWLASQSAMAVLEDGGNAFDAAVAAGFVLHVVEPHLNGPAGEVPILLAPAGGPVRVLCGQGPAPAGASVGHYRSLGLDLVPGTGPLAAAVPGAFDAWMVLLRDHGTKSPAEVLKYAIGYAEHGHPAVAAIGATVEAVRTLFATEWTASAALYLSAGRAPRPGALLRNPALAATWRRLLREADAQAAGSGREERIEAARRIWRSGFIGEALAAAAARPAMDTSGERHASTLNGDDLTGYEARYEPPLTYDRFGWTVCKPGPWSQGPVFAQQLALLPDGFGYEEPGYVHTLVEGAKLAMADREAWYGDAAEVPVGALLSPAYNAGRRALIGADASYELRPGSPDGRAPRLPRFTVDSAPRAPGTGEPTVASGEPAPGSAAGSAAAPTSEPTVAADGRTRGDTCHVDVVDRWGNMVAATPSGGWLQSSPLIPELGFPLGTRLQMTWLEEGLPNSLTPGRRPRTTLSPSMALRDGEPVLAFGTPGGDQQDQWSLHFFLAVALGGLGLQEAIDAPGWHTDGFPGSFHPRAMRPGSVTVESRLGERAIGELRRRGHQVTVGGPWSEGRLCAVARDPATGVLSAGANPRGMQGYAVGR, from the coding sequence GTGTTCACCACCCGGCCCACCCTCCAGGGCACCTTCGGCATGGTCTCCTCGACGCACTGGCTGGCGTCGCAGTCGGCGATGGCCGTGCTGGAGGACGGGGGCAACGCGTTCGACGCCGCGGTGGCCGCCGGCTTCGTCCTGCACGTCGTCGAACCGCATCTGAACGGTCCCGCGGGCGAGGTGCCGATCCTCCTCGCCCCGGCCGGCGGACCGGTGCGGGTGCTGTGCGGGCAGGGGCCGGCCCCCGCCGGAGCGTCCGTCGGGCACTACCGGAGCCTCGGCCTGGACCTGGTGCCCGGCACCGGACCGCTGGCCGCCGCCGTGCCGGGCGCGTTCGACGCGTGGATGGTGCTGCTGCGCGACCACGGCACGAAGTCCCCCGCCGAGGTCCTGAAGTACGCCATCGGCTACGCCGAACACGGGCATCCGGCGGTCGCGGCGATCGGCGCGACCGTGGAGGCGGTGCGCACCCTCTTCGCGACCGAGTGGACCGCTTCCGCCGCGCTCTATCTGTCGGCGGGCCGGGCACCGCGGCCTGGCGCCCTGCTGCGGAACCCCGCCCTCGCCGCCACCTGGCGGCGCCTGCTGCGCGAGGCCGACGCGCAGGCGGCGGGCAGTGGGCGGGAGGAGCGGATCGAGGCCGCCCGGCGGATCTGGCGCTCGGGCTTCATCGGCGAGGCGCTGGCCGCCGCCGCGGCCCGCCCCGCGATGGACACCTCCGGCGAACGGCACGCCTCGACGCTCAACGGGGACGACCTGACCGGCTACGAGGCCCGCTACGAACCCCCGCTCACATACGACCGGTTCGGCTGGACGGTCTGCAAGCCGGGGCCGTGGAGCCAGGGCCCGGTCTTCGCCCAGCAGCTCGCCCTGCTGCCCGACGGCTTCGGCTACGAGGAGCCCGGCTACGTCCACACCCTCGTCGAAGGCGCCAAGCTCGCGATGGCCGACCGCGAGGCCTGGTACGGCGACGCCGCGGAGGTCCCGGTCGGCGCGCTGCTGTCACCCGCGTACAACGCCGGGCGCCGGGCCCTGATCGGCGCCGACGCGTCCTACGAGCTGCGCCCCGGCAGCCCGGACGGACGCGCGCCCCGGCTGCCGCGCTTCACCGTCGACAGCGCACCGCGGGCACCGGGCACGGGTGAACCGACCGTGGCGTCGGGCGAACCCGCCCCGGGATCAGCCGCAGGTTCCGCCGCCGCGCCCACCTCCGAACCCACCGTCGCCGCCGACGGCCGCACCCGCGGCGACACCTGCCATGTCGATGTCGTCGACCGCTGGGGCAACATGGTCGCCGCCACCCCGAGCGGCGGCTGGCTGCAGTCCAGCCCGCTGATCCCGGAACTCGGCTTCCCGCTCGGCACAAGGCTGCAGATGACCTGGCTGGAGGAGGGGCTGCCCAACTCCCTCACGCCCGGCCGCCGCCCGCGCACCACGCTGTCGCCGTCGATGGCGCTGCGCGACGGCGAACCCGTCCTGGCGTTCGGCACCCCCGGCGGCGACCAGCAGGACCAGTGGTCACTGCACTTCTTCCTGGCCGTCGCGCTGGGCGGCCTCGGACTGCAGGAGGCGATCGACGCGCCCGGCTGGCACACCGACGGCTTCCCCGGCTCGTTCCATCCACGTGCCATGCGGCCCGGCAGCGTCACCGTCGAGTCCCGGCTCGGCGAGCGGGCGATCGGCGAGCTGCGGCGCCGCGGCCACCAGGTGACGGTCGGCGGCCCCTGGTCGGAGGGCCGGCTCTGCGCGGTCGCCCGCGATCCCGCGACGGGCGTGCTGTCCGCGGGCGCCAACCCGCGCGGCATGCAGGGCTACGCGGTCGGCCGCTGA
- a CDS encoding NUDIX hydrolase, translating into MTQDYASYIAGLPKILAGAAVLFRDGAGRVLLVDPNYREGEKKWILPGGTIESGQDESPRQGARREAAEEIGLDIAPGALIAIDWVTSPSRPPLAVYLYDGGVLDGTQLGAIQLQKEELDAWNLVPLDQVGTFVQPGMERRIRAGFTALMAGTGPAELENGHRVGPAPAVDHTGRTGQRPTA; encoded by the coding sequence GTGACCCAGGACTACGCCTCATACATCGCCGGTCTGCCGAAGATCCTCGCCGGAGCGGCGGTGCTGTTCCGTGACGGGGCGGGCCGTGTGCTGCTCGTGGATCCCAACTACCGCGAGGGCGAGAAGAAGTGGATTCTGCCCGGCGGGACGATCGAGTCGGGGCAGGACGAATCGCCCCGGCAGGGTGCGCGCCGTGAGGCCGCCGAGGAGATCGGCCTGGACATCGCCCCCGGCGCGCTCATCGCGATCGACTGGGTGACCAGCCCCAGCCGGCCGCCGCTGGCGGTGTACCTGTACGACGGCGGGGTGCTCGACGGCACCCAGCTCGGCGCGATCCAGCTGCAGAAGGAGGAGCTGGACGCCTGGAACCTGGTCCCCCTCGACCAGGTCGGCACCTTCGTCCAGCCCGGTATGGAACGCCGGATCCGCGCCGGGTTCACCGCGCTGATGGCCGGCACCGGGCCCGCGGAGCTGGAGAACGGCCACCGGGTCGGCCCGGCGCCCGCGGTGGATCACACCGGCAGGACCGGTCAGCGGCCGACCGCGTAG
- a CDS encoding GNAT family N-acetyltransferase, producing MLIRRERATDIDAIREVIAAAFTKPGQAAGSGTVEALLVDRLRADDAWLPELSLVATDGEGRVTGHALATRGHVGETPVLAIGPLAVAPGHQRSGVGKALMHTALGACDALGAPLVILLGDPRYYARFGFRLAEEYGITPAVPEWRPYFQVRTLSGYDPADPALRGAFAYAAPFDDV from the coding sequence GTGCTGATCCGACGGGAACGAGCCACCGACATCGACGCGATCCGCGAGGTCATCGCCGCCGCGTTCACCAAGCCCGGCCAGGCCGCGGGCAGCGGCACCGTCGAGGCGCTGCTGGTCGACCGGCTGCGGGCGGACGACGCGTGGCTCCCCGAGCTGTCGCTGGTGGCGACGGACGGGGAGGGGCGGGTGACCGGGCATGCGCTGGCCACCCGCGGCCACGTCGGGGAGACGCCCGTGCTCGCGATCGGCCCGCTGGCGGTGGCTCCCGGCCACCAGCGGTCCGGCGTCGGCAAGGCCCTGATGCACACCGCCCTCGGCGCCTGCGACGCGCTGGGCGCGCCGCTGGTGATCCTGCTCGGCGATCCCCGCTACTACGCACGGTTCGGTTTCCGGCTCGCCGAGGAGTACGGGATCACCCCCGCGGTGCCCGAGTGGCGGCCGTACTTCCAGGTCCGGACGCTGTCCGGCTACGATCCGGCCGATCCGGCACTGCGTGGCGCGTTCGCGTATGCCGCGCCTTTCGACGACGTCTGA
- a CDS encoding glycerate kinase, which produces MFRIGWGVNVSDAARHTTGRVLIAADKFKGSLTAVQVAEHVTAGLLHVVPGLTVESLPVADGGDGTVDAAVAAGFERRELQVTGPLGEPVTATYAVRDTTAVVEMAEASGLRHLPEGVFAPLTATTHGTGELLRAALDDGARTIVLGVGGSATNDGGAGMLVALGARLLDADGAPVGPGGGALAALATADLSGLDPRLAGTEVVLASDVDNPLLGPKGAAAVYGPQKGATEQDVATLDAALGRFVEVLTEARGSAAANAAEAPGAGAAGGIGYGALVGLDAAFRPGIDVMLDVLGFAEALDRADLVITGEGSLDEQTLHGKAPVGVAQAARARNIDVVAVCGRLALAPGALGGAGIRRAYALTDIEPDPAVCMAQAGPLLERVAQALARDFLAP; this is translated from the coding sequence ATGTTCCGTATCGGATGGGGAGTAAACGTGTCCGACGCTGCAAGACACACAACGGGGCGCGTGCTGATCGCCGCCGACAAGTTCAAGGGTTCGCTGACCGCGGTGCAAGTCGCCGAGCACGTCACGGCCGGCCTGCTGCACGTGGTGCCGGGGCTGACGGTCGAGTCGCTGCCGGTCGCCGACGGCGGTGACGGCACCGTCGACGCGGCGGTCGCGGCCGGCTTCGAGCGACGTGAGCTCCAGGTGACCGGGCCGCTGGGCGAGCCCGTGACCGCCACGTACGCCGTACGTGACACCACCGCCGTGGTCGAGATGGCCGAGGCCTCCGGCCTGCGGCACCTGCCGGAGGGCGTCTTCGCGCCGCTCACGGCCACCACCCACGGCACCGGTGAGCTGCTGCGCGCCGCGCTGGACGACGGTGCGCGCACCATCGTGCTCGGCGTCGGCGGCAGCGCCACCAACGACGGCGGGGCCGGCATGCTCGTCGCGCTCGGGGCCCGCCTGCTCGACGCGGACGGAGCACCGGTCGGTCCCGGCGGCGGGGCGCTGGCCGCCCTCGCCACCGCGGACCTCTCCGGGCTCGACCCGCGGCTGGCCGGCACCGAGGTGGTGCTCGCCAGCGACGTCGACAACCCGCTGCTCGGCCCGAAGGGCGCCGCGGCCGTCTACGGCCCGCAGAAGGGCGCCACCGAGCAGGACGTGGCCACCCTCGACGCCGCCCTCGGACGGTTCGTCGAGGTGCTCACCGAGGCCCGTGGCTCCGCCGCGGCGAATGCCGCGGAGGCGCCGGGAGCCGGCGCCGCGGGCGGTATCGGCTACGGAGCGCTCGTCGGGCTCGACGCGGCCTTCCGGCCCGGTATCGACGTCATGCTCGACGTTCTCGGCTTCGCCGAGGCGCTGGACCGCGCCGACCTGGTGATCACCGGTGAGGGCTCGCTCGACGAGCAGACCCTGCACGGCAAGGCCCCGGTCGGCGTCGCACAGGCCGCCCGCGCCCGCAACATCGACGTCGTCGCCGTCTGCGGCCGGCTCGCCCTGGCCCCCGGCGCTCTCGGCGGGGCCGGCATCCGCCGCGCCTACGCCCTGACCGACATCGAGCCGGACCCGGCCGTCTGCATGGCCCAGGCCGGCCCCCTCCTGGAGCGCGTCGCCCAGGCACTGGCCCGGGACTTCCTGGCGCCGTAG